GCGGCAGACATGATGGTCTGTGAGGCGGCCGTCATGGCGAGCGTCGCGCCCAGCCCCAGAAGGACCAGCGCGGCAGCGATCCGCGCGTACGGGCTGTCGACGCGCACACCTGCGAGCAGTCCGAAGCCCACCGCGACCGCCGCGAATCCGAGGCCGACCACCGGCCTCGAGCCGTATCGGGTGACGAGCATCCCGGCCGCCGGAGCAGCCAGCAGGCTGGCAACGGTCGCCGGAGACATGAGAAGCCCGGCCTTCATCGGCGAGTATCCCAGCACCAGCTGGAAGTGCTGGGTCAGGAAGAACATCATGGCGAACAGTCCGAAGAGAGCGAGTACGACGCAGCCGACCGCCGCCGCGAAGGCGCGATCGCGGAACAGTGAGAGATCGAGCAGCGGCTCGGTCAGGCGGAACTGACGCCGGACGAAGGTGGTGAGCAGCACCACCGCCAGACCACCGACGACGACGGCCTTGGTCGTGATTCCGTCGCTGCCGACGGTCTTGATCGCATAGAACAGTGCGACCATCCCCGCCATCGACAGCACAGCGCTGGACAGATCCCAGCGTCGGGCCTTGGAGGCCCGCGACTCCGGCAGCAGCCAGACACCCAGCACGATCGCCACCACCATCACCGGAAAATTGATCAGGAAGGCCGATCCCCACCAGAAGTGCTGCAAGAGCACGCCCCCGATCACCGGGCCGACGGCCGCCCCACCCGCACCGACAGCACCCCAGATCCCGATCGCCAGCGCCAGCTCACGACGGTCCGTGAAGACGACCCGGATGATGGACAGGGTGGCCGGCATGATGAGTGCGCCCCCGACACCGAGCGCGGCTCTGGCACCGATCAGCGCCGCGGCACTTGGGGCAAAGGCGGCGGCCACCGACGCGGCACCGAACACCACAAACCCGGCCACGAGCAGCCGCTTGCGGCCGAACCGGTCACCCAACGTCCCGGTGGTGACCAGCAGGCCCGCCAACACCAGTGAATACACGTCGACGATCCACAACAGCCCGGCGGCAGACGGCGCCAGATCGGCTGCCAGCGACGGCAGTGCAACGTTGAGGATGGTGGCGTCCAGCGCGACCAGCAACAGGCTTCCGCACAGCACCGCAAGCACCAGCCACCGATTCCGGACCGGTGTCGCAGCAACGGAACACCCAGCCGCGATCGGTGCGTCGGAGGGGTGGCCGCTCTCGGCGCTCATCGACCCACGCCGTTCAGCAGCCCGGTTCCAACGACGTCGCCTGCGTCGGTTGCCGGCAGTTCTGCTGGCACGGGGTCGTCGAGCGCCAGCTGGTCGAGCCGCGCGCCTTCGACGTCGACGTCGGGAACGATCCGCTCCAGCCACGTGGGCAGCCACCAGGTTCGGTGGCCCATGAGTGTCATCACCGCCGGGAGCAGGGTCATCCGGACGACGAAGGCGTCGATGGCGACCCCGAGCGCGAGGGCGAACCCCATGCACTTCACCACCGGGTCGTGGGCGAAGAAGAAGCCAAGGAACACCGCGATCATGATGAGCGCGGCCGCCGTGACCACGCGGGCGCTGTGGACGAAGCCGTTGACGATGGCGGTGTGCGTGCCGGCGCCGTGCACGTGCTCCTCGCGCATCCGGCTGACCAGGAACACCTGGTAGTCCATGGCGAGTCCGAACAGGATCCCGATCAGCAGTACGGGCAGGAAGTGGATGATCGGTCCCACCTGGTCCACGCCGAGGAGATTCGCGCCCCAGCCCCATTGGAAGATGGCGACCACGACGCCAGCGGTGGCCGCAAGGCTCAGAAGGAAGCCCAGTGCGGCCTGCACAGGGACGACTGCGGATCGGAAGACGACCAGCAACAGGATCAGGGCCAGGCCGACCACCACGCTGAGGAACAGGGGCAGGGATCCGGCGAGCTTCTCGGTGATGTCGATGTTGACCGCGGTCGTGCCGGTCACCGCGACGTCCACCCCAGGGTCCGCCGAGTGGGCCGTCCGGGCGAGGGTGCGGATGTCATCGACCAAAGTGGCCGTTGCCTCGTCAGAGGGGCCGGTGGCTGGCACGACCTGCACGAGCGCTGCCTCACGGCTCTCATCGAGCAGGGGTGGGGAGACAGCGGCAACTCCGTCGAACTCGCTGATCGCCGCGGCGAGATCCTTCGCTGTGCGCCCGATCGCCGAAGGAGCCTCGACGAGGACCACCAGCGGGCCGTTGACACCTTCGCCGAAGCTGTCGGCGACCAGGTCGTAGGCCTGCCGCTGCGTGGTGTCGGTCGGCGCGGAGTCGTTGCCGGGCAGACCGAGCTGGAGCGACGCAAGCGGGACCGTGAGGACCCCCAGCCCGAGCATGCAGGTCGCGGCAACCATGAGGGGGCGTCGTACGACGGCGCGGACCCACATGCCGCCCCACGTGAGGCCGGACCCGGCAGCCGGCATCCGGCGGCGGACCTTGCCGCGGTCGATACGTCCGCCGAGCATGCCGAGCGTGGCCGGAACGAGGGTGATGGCGACGAGGACGGCGATCGCGACCGTGGCTGCGGCTGCCAGCCCCATCACGGTCAGGAACGGGATGTTGACGAGCGTCAGACCGGCGAGCGCGACCACGACAGTCGCTCCGGCGAAGATAACGGCGCTGCCGGCTGTCGCGGTCGCCCGGGCAACCGACTCGATCATCGGCATACCCGCCGCGAGCTGGGTGCGGTGCCGGCTCAGGATGAACAGCGCGTAGTCCAGTCCCACTGCAAGACCTAGCATCAGCGCCAGCACCGGGGCAGTGGAGGACATGCTCACCATCGCGGACAGTCCGAGCACGCCCGCCAGGCCGATGCCGACGCCGACCAGGGCGGTCAGCATTGGCAGCCCGGCGGCCACCAGCGAGCCAAGGGTCAGGACAAGCACGAGTGCCGCGATCGCGAGACCGATCAGCTCGGTGACGTAGCCGAGCTCATCGATCGGGACCAAAGCATCACCGCCGACCTCGACGGTCAGACCGGCATCGCGAGCCGCGTCGATCGCGCGACGTGCCTCGGTCCGGGAGGCGTCGGAGATCTGGTCGGCCGCGATGGCGTACTGCACGGTGGCGTAGCCGGTGCGACCATCACGTGACACGGTGCCCTGCTCGGCGGGCGAGATCACGCTGACGACCTGCGATCCGTTCGCGAGCTCGTCGAGAGTCTTGGTCACCACTGCGGCCACGCGGGGCTGGTCCAGCCGCTGCTGTTCGGGTGCGACGAAGACCACCTGCGCGCTCGCGCCCTCGGCGCCCGGGAAGCGTTCGCCCAGCCGGTCGAGCGCGGCGAAGGACTCCGTGCTCGGGATGCTGAAGTCGTCGGTGGTCTCACCGGCGGCGGTCACCGCCAACATGATCATCGCCACAAGCAGCGCCAGCCACGCAGCCACCACTCGTAGGGCGTGTGTGGCTGACCATCGGCCGAGTCGGTAGAGCAGGCGAGCCATCAGGAATCCCTTCCAATTGCGGACACCACCATCATTCATGCACAGATGCAATTTTGCAACTGCGCAGATCTGCTTGGTCGCAATGTTGCAGCGGGGCAGAATCGAGTAGGGTAGGTCCATGACTGAGTCGGGACTACGCGAACGGAAGAAGGCCCGCACGCGCCAGGCGATCCGCGATGCAGCCGTCGAGCTGTTCCTGACGCGCGGCTACCATGTGACGACTATCAGCGACATCGCTGAGCGCGCCGAGATCTCCGACCGCACCTTCTTCAGCTACTTCCCCAGCAAGGAGTCGGTGCTCTTCGCCGACCTGGAGCCAGCCTTCAACCGGCTCGAGGAGTTGCTCGAAGCCCCAGCCCGGACGGCAGGCGCGCTCGAGACGATGCGCTCATGGTTAGGCGGGGACCTGCTGGCCGAGAACAGCTCCCCGGAGCTGGACGCGCTGATCGACGACCTCCTCGCCGCCGACGCGCGGCCGGTGGAAGCCAAAGGGCTTGAGTTCATGGCACGCATCCAGGACACGTTGACCCGAGCCATCGCCAAAGACCTCGACTGCGCCGACACCGACGCCATGCCGGCGATCGTGGCCAGCGCGGCCATCGCGGCTCTTTACCGAGCCACCCGACACGCCGACGGCACGCTGATCCGCAGCGACGAGTTCACCCTGGCTCAATTCGACCGAGCCCTCGACTTCATCCGCGGAGGGCTCGGCGGCATAGCCGGGCAACACTCGAACTCGATCGACCCTCGACCGTGATCCGGTCGACGAGCCGTCACCGACGCCCCCCGCGCGAAGTCGGTTGAGCCCGTGCTCGTCGACACAGTCCTTGACATCGTTCTCAGGACGGCAGCGATGATAGTTGTCGTCGTCGCCGGTCCCATGGTCCTTGTGGCAGGAACCTTGCTACCCATCTGGCGTCGCGCACGCGACGACGAAGTCCAGACGTTGATGAAAGCACTCGCGCCTGAGATCGGCGCACACCTCGTGCGGGAAGCCACGGCGCGCGCCGCTGTCAGCGGTCGACGGCGCGCGCGTCGCCGACACCTGGCGTCGCTGCCGGCCAAGGAGCGCGAGAAAGAGCGGCAATACCTCGAGGCATGCCTGGAACTGGCCCACGCTCGCCTGCGCCAAGGCTCGCGTGGAGGTGCCGCAGCCCGCGCCCGACTCCTGACGGCACAACGAGATGCCGCTGAGCGCTCCGAGCACGACCCTCAGCGGCGTTGACGGCGATGCAGCACGACCGAGTTACGGGTCACGCGACCTAGGTGGTTTCCCTTCGCTGCCGCGGACGCTCGGCGCGATCAGGACCTTGGGATCGGGGCTGGTCGCGCGACCGCGACGACCCGGTCAAGTCCCGCGCCGAGATCGGCACCGACACGACCGGATTTCCACCCAGGGGCATCTTGTCTCGCAGGCAAAGTGGGCACCTGCGATCGTCCAGTTGCGGGAAGGACACGGGTTACGGCCTGACCCGAACGACGTGCCGTGACAGCCGTGCTCACGACGCAACACGCACCCATCGCCACAGGCCGAACCCTGTACGGCGGAGAGAAGCAACTAGGCTAAGGCATTCGACCCTAACGGGTGGATCAACCGAAGATCGATGGACAGGTGACGGCAGCCCCGCAGGCCCGGGACTCGGCTGACTGACAGCTGACTAGAGAATCGTGAGGCTCAAGTGTCCAGAAGTTGTCGAAGGCGGCGAGTAACGAAGGGCACGTCGACGGCACTATTCGTGTCAACCTCCAAGACCGGCCATCCGCCAGCTACCGGCTCGCTGATCTGTTCGTTCCACAACTCCTCGGCGGTGCGGAGGCCGTCAAAGTGCCCAGCTTGGCGAGTAGCGACTCGAGTCGCGAAGCGACCCTGAGCAACTTGCCTGTCGCAACGGCAGAAGACCTCGACCACGGTTCCAGGCAGCTGTTGTATCTCCGCGACCGCCAACGACCGGTAGAAGTTGCTTTCAAGCACGGCCCCGACCGGGGACGCAGCAGAGACCGCAAGCATTACTTGGACGGCTGCTCGGCCAAGTTGTCGCGAAGCCTCGACGTCTGGCACCGGAAGGGTGGCCATCAGCGTTTCCTTGATGGTGTCCTTCGCAACCAAGGGCAACCGTAGAGCTGCCGCAAGCTCGGGAGCGAGCGTCGATTTCCCGCTTGCTGGCGGTCCAGAGACCATGACGAATACCGGCAGCTCTCGCATGGCTTGACTATGCCTGACGCTTGAAGTCGACGCCCGTGGCCCAGGCTCTGCAAGCGGAACCTCGACCGGGACACTGACGCTTGGTGGCGCAGCAAACAGAGGCGGATTCCCGCAAGCCCCGACCGGATCGATTTCCGGCTAAGGAACGTCAACCGGCAACGGGCTAGGCCGATCACCGACCTTCCGCAACCTGGCCGCCTCGTGGAGGTCGATGCTGTCCCCGCACCACTCGACAGCCTCTCGCAAAGACAACCCCTCCACAGAGGTCATGCGCTGCAACGCCTCGCCAGCTCTGCGCTCGGCTTTCTCAACCGATAGATCGCGCTCCTTGATCGACGTAATGACGTTCACCGCGAGGTCCTCGAGGCGTCTACTGCGGTCAAGAAGCTCGGCGCGTCTCTTCGAAGCGACTGTCCGGGCGTCACGACGCGCAGCTTGCCGCACACTCTGCGTGACCATCTGATCAACTCCTAGTTTGAAGGTTGTCCCTCGAACGACCTATGCCGCCGTTCCTCGCGCCGCGCTCACCGACACCCCCGCCAGTCGCGACGCACCTCGTCCGCGTCCCGAAGGTCAACCCGCCAGCAGCCTCAGTGCGTCCCCCCATGTCGCGCGCCAAGTCCAAGCCACACACACCTCTTGCATTGCCGGAGGGGCGACGCCGCCGGTGGCCTGATGTATCCAGGTTGGCCGGCGCGGTTCGCATGACTCTCGCGGCCGGTCGGTGGGACATAGGTGCGGGTGACCATGAGCCTGCACAAGCTCACCGCCGGATCGGGGTACGACTACCTGACCCGTCAGGTCGCCGCGCTGGATGCCACCGACAAGGGTCACGTCGGCCTCGCCTCGTACTACGCCGAGAAGGGCGAGACCCCCGGCGTCTGGATCGGATCCGGGATGGCGGGCATCGACGGCCTCGACGTCGGCGACCTGGTCACTGCCGAGCAGATGCAGAACCTCTTCGGCGCCGGACACCATCCTCTGGCGACTGAGCGAACCCGCGCTCTGGACCACCAGATCGGTCGCCCCGACACCGCCTCACCCACCGAGGTCGACTACCGGGCGGCGGCCCGGCTCGGGGCTCCGTTCAAGGTGTACGACCACGACGTCAGCGCGTTCCGGATCGAGGTCGCGAAGCGACTCGCAGCCGTCAGCTCCGCGTCCGGGCACCCAAGCGACTACCCCGTTCCAGCCGCCGTACGCGCGGCGGTCCGCACCGAGGTCGCCCGCGAACTCTTCCGCGCCGAGCACGGCCGCGACCCCTCCCCCGGCGCCGACGGCGCCCGCGAACTCGCGGCCGTCATCGCCCGGCACTCGCGCCCTAAGACCACAGCGGTCGCCGGCTACGACCTCACCTTCTCCCCCGTCAAGAGCGTCTCGACGCTGTGGGCGATCGCCGACCCGCACACCGCCGCGACCATCGAACGCGCCCACCAAGCAGCCGTCCAGGACGCGCTCACGTTCCTTGAGACCACCGCGCTCTACACCCGCGAAGGAACCAACGGAGTGCGGCAGGTCGACGTCCGCGGTCTCGTCGCGACCGCCTTCACGCACCGGGACTCCCGCGCTGGCGACCCCGATCTCCACACGCACGTCGCCGTAGTGAACAAAGTCGAGACCCTGTCCCCCACCACCGCAGACGGCTCGGCCACTGCTGGTGGCAAGTGGTTGGCGATCGACGGCCGTCCTCTCCACAAGGTGGTCGTGTCCGCCTCCGAGACCTACAACACGGCCCTGGAGCGGCATCTCGCCGACGCGCTCGGAATCCGCTTTGCCGAGCGATATGAGGACCCCGGTCAGGGCGCGGCGCGCGGGCGACCGGTGCGAGAGATCGTCGGCGTGGATGCCCGTCTGAACACCCGCTTCTCGAAGCGACGCCTCTCCGTGGAGGAGCGTCGAGCCGTCCTGGCCACCGACTTCCAAGCCACGCACGGCAGACCTCCGACACCGGTCGAGGCGATCCACCTCGCCCAGCAGGCCACCCTGGAGACCCGGAAGGCCAAGCACGAACCCCGCTCTCTCGCCGAGCAACGTGCTGCCTGGCGCAGGGAAGCCGTCGAGGTACTCGGTAGTCCACATCGGATCGCGACGATGGTGCGCACAGCGCTGAACCCCACCCGCGAGACGCTCGCCAAAGCCGGCGCGACGACGGATGCTGCCGTCGACTCTGGGTGGTTCGCCGAGCGCGTCGAACGCATCCTCGCGACGTTGGAGAGCCACCGCAGCACGTGGCAGTACTGGCACGTGTACGCCGAGGCACAACGTCAGGTCCGCTCAGCGGCGCTCGCCACGAAGGACGTCGCGCGGGTCGTCGACCTGCTCGTCGGCGAAGTCCTCGACATCCATTCCATCAGCCTCGCGCGCACTCCTGGCGCGAGCCTCACCGATGCCGACGGGATCTCCGAACCGCGCCAGCTGCGACGGGCAGACGGGTCCTCTGTCTACAGCTCAGCGCGAGCAGACCTGCACACGTCGCGTCGGATCCTTGCCGCCGAACAGCGACTGGTGGCAGCCGCGGGCAGACACGACGGACACGTCGTGGACTCCTCGGCCGTCGACCTCGCGGTCCTCGAGCAGACCGCCCACGGCATCACGCTGAACCTCGGGCAGTCCACCATGGTGCGAGAGATGGCGACCTCGGGCGCTCGACTGCAGCTCGCCATTGCGCCCGCCGGCTCTGGCAAGACGACCGCCATGCGCGCGCTCGCCAGCGCCTGGACCGACGCTGGCGGCACCATCCTCGGCCTCGCACCCTCTGCCGCAGCCGCCGACGCACTGCGCTCCTCGATCGCGCCAACTTCGCCGAGTACCGCGGCCGACACCGACACGCACGGCTCCGTCCACACTGACACGCTGGCCAAGCTCACCCACTCCCTCGGCCAGTCAACTGGTTCGTCTGGTGGTCACTCCGTCGCTCCGATCGACCAATCGCCAGCCTTGAATCGCCCCAACAGCCCGATGGCGGAGGTGCCGGCCTGGATCGCGAACATCGGCCCGCACACGCTGGTCGTCATCGACGAAGCCGGCATGGCCGACACCCTCTCCCTCGACGCAGCCGTCACCCACGTCCTCGAGCGCGGCGGCAGCGTCCGGCTGATCGGTGACGACCAGCAGCTCGCCGCGATCGGCGCCGGCGGAGTCCTCCGCGACATCCGCACCCACCACGGCGCACTCCACCTCAGCGAGCTCCTCCGATTCACCAACCCAGCCGAGGCCGCCGCATCGCTCGCGCTGCGCGAGGGCCGCACCGAGGCACTCGGCTTCTACCTCGACCACCACCGCGTGCACGTCGGCGACCTCGCCTCCGTCAGCGACGACGTCTTCACCGCCTGGCACAGCGACCGCGCCCTGGGTCTCGACTCGATCATGCTGGCTCCTACCCGAGAACTCGTCAGCGAGCTGAACTACCGCGCACGCACCGCTCGCCTCGACGAGCCCGACCACCGGGACTCCGCAGAGGAGGCCACGGGTGCTCGCGAAGGGACACGGTCGCGGAGCATCCGGCTCGGCGACGGCAACGAGGCCTCCGTCGGAGACCTCATCATCACCCGGCAGAACGACCGTCGACTGCGCACGTCGACCACGGACTGGGTCAAGAACGGCGACCGCTGGACGGTGCTCCACGTCCACGAGAACGGCGACCTCTCCGCGCAGCACCTGCGCCACCACCACACCGTTCGACTCCCCCACGACTACGTCGCGAACGCCACCGGGCTTGGCTACGCGTGCACCATTCACACCGCGCAGGGCGTCACCGCCGACACCATGCACGGCCTGGCCACCGGCGAGGAATCACGCCAGCAGCTCTACACGATGCTGACGCGAGGGTCCGCCGCCAACCACATCTACCTCCAGGTGGTGGGCGACGGCGATCCCCACTCGATCATCCACCCATCGCTCACCCATCCCCGCACCCCGACCGAGATCCTCGAGTCCATCCTCGCGCGCGACGAGGCCCCGCACTCCGCCACCAGCCTCCTGCGCGAGCAGACCGACCCCACCCTTCGGCTCGGCCTCGCCACGCAGCGCTACCTCGACGCGCTGCACTATGCAGCCGAAGCCGTCCTACGCCAGCAGCCAGCCGGCTTCCCGCCAAGCGACCCGGCACGCGAGGCGCCCGTCGATCCACCGACAGATGCCGTCCTAAACGTGGTCCACGCACTCGACCACGCCGCCCAACGTCTCGCGCCCGGGCTGTCCGACGAGCCCGCCTGGGCGACCCTGCGCGCCCGGCTCCTCCTTCTCGGAGCCGACGGCCACGACCCCACCGCCCTCCTGACGCGAGCCGTCGCCGCAGGCGATCTGCGCACTGCCACCGACCGTGCCGCCGTGCTGGACTGGCGCCTCGACTCCGCCCTGACTGGCCGGGACGACATCGGCCCCGCACCCGACGCCACCCGCCCTGACACAACCCTCCCCGACACCGCCCTCCCCGGCACCGGCCCGCCGGGACCCCTGCCGTGGATGCCGGGTATCCCGACCCTCGTCGCGAAGGACCCACAGTGGGGTGGCTACCTCACCCAGCGTGCTGAGCTCGTCGCATCCCTCGCAGACCAGGTCCGCACCCGCGCCACCAACCACGCCGAAAACCACGCGCGCCCGCACTGGGCACAGAACGGACTCGCGGCCAGCGTCGAGGCCATCGCCGCCGTCGAGGTCTGGCGCGCGGCGATGCGGGTTCCCCCCGACGACAGACGACCAGTCGGACCACCGCAGCAACAGAAGTCGGCAGCCGACTACCAGCGAAGACTCGCCCGAGCGGTCACCGGGGCAACCGCTCCCGCACTCCAGGAGTGGCGAGGTCTCCTCGTATCGCTCGCACCCCAGATCAGCGAGGATGAGTTCACGCCGATCCTCGCCGAACGTCTTGCTGCCATGTCCCGTGCCGGACTACCCGCCCATCGACTCGTGAGATCCGCGGCGACTGCGGGCGTACTCCCCGACGCCCATGCGGCCGCTGCGCTGTGGTGGCGCATGTCGCGACACGTCACACCCGCCGGCGCCAGCCGCATCTGCGAGGCCATCCAGCCCGGAAACAGCGACCCGATCAACGCGGGATGGATGCCCCAACTCACGGAACTCTTCGACGCAGACCTCGTCGAACGCCTACACGCCAGCATCTGGTGGCCGGCGCTGGTCAGCGCGCTCGACCACGGAGTACATCGGGGCTGGCAGATCGAAGCACTGCTCGGCGGCACGCCGCAACCGACTCGCCCCGAAGGCGGCTCCAGCCTCGACACGTCGGAGGGCATCGACGAATGTCTGGCCCTGATCTGGCGCACCTCGATCGCACTCGAGCCCATCCCAGATCCGGCCGCTCGCGACGAGCAACCCGATGCGCCTCCCGCCGACCTGTGGGAGGGAGTCGAGGTCGACCCCAGCAGCACCTGCGAGGTCAACCCAGAGCCAGAGCTCATCCGCGACCCGGATCTCGCCGAACCACACCACCACACCACGCAGCTCGACTCGAACGAGCACCAGGACGCCACCATTGGCAGTCCCCCGACTCACGCGGCTCCCGACAGCGATGACCAATGCTTCGTGGAGCCAGACCTCACCGTCGCGGCCCTCATCCGCGACCTCGGAGCCACCCCACTCCCACTGACCGAGGCCGAGATCCGAGACATGAACCGACGCGCACAACAGTGGGACGACTCCCCCGTCTCGCGAGAGCGAGCGGTAGAGATCAACGCGATGGCCCGAGACTTCTTCGAGACCGCGTTTATCGGATCCTGGGCCCGCGCGCACCTCGTCGAACGACTCGGTATCGACCTCGCTGGGCACGAGCAGTTCCACCCCGGTCATGCCCCTGCTGGATGGCGACATCTGGTCGAGCACCTGCGCCGACACGGCGTCACCGACGACGAGATGCTCTGCGTAGGCGTCGCCACGACGTCGTCACGCGGGGATCTGATCGACCGGTTCCGGGACCGTCTGATCTTTCCCATCGCGGACCGTGACGAGGTCCTGGGATTCGTGGGCAGACGCCACCCCGACCTCGCCGACGAGACCAAGAACGCAGGCCCCAAGTACCTGAACACTGCCGACACGCCGCTCTTCCACAAGGGCGCCCAGCTCTTCGGATCGAGCGACGAACTCGTGACTGCCGGCGCTCAGGTAGTCCTGGTCGAAGGACCACTGGACGCCTTGGAGGTCACCATTGCCAGCGCCGGCCGCTACCTCGGCGTCGCCCCACTCGGCACCGCGCTCACCGACGAGCAAACACGACAGCTGGCCGCCATCAAGCAGGCGACTGGCCACGATCCGATCATCGCCACCGACGCCGACCCCGCCGGCCGCGCTGCTGCTGAGCGTGACTTCTGGATGCTCGCCCCGCACGGACTCGACCCTGCCTACGCGAGGCTGCCGAGTGGTCTCGATCCCGCCGACCTGATGACCCAAGAAGGACCCGCGGCACTGACTGCGGTTCTGCTGAGCGCACGACCCCTCGGCGAGCACCTACTCTGCGAACGCCTCCTCAACCTCGCGCCCAACCATGCACACGAGGCAGCACTTCGCGTGCTCGCGGCGCGGCATCACCGCGCATGGAGAACAGGAGCAGAGGTCATCGCAACCCACCTCGGCCTCGAGCACCGCCACGTTCGTCGCGAACTGCGCGACGCCGTCAAGGCCTGGGACCTCGATCCACACAAGATCGCCCACGCCGAACTCGCCCGCGGCGCGAGTGCTCGTGCGGACTCCCACACAAGTCCGGCCGAACGATGGGCCCCGGTGGCACTCACCGTCGATTCCCGGCTCGTCTCGCAGCCCGACTGGCCAGCCACGGCCGACGCACTACAACTGCTCCACGACCAAGGCCGAGACGTCGACACCGCAATCCGAACGGCGATCGGGCAGATCCCACTCGGGTCCATGCCAGCACGCGACCTCCGCTATCGCCTGGCCTCAATCGACGGACAGCCCGGAGACGACCACCTGCCTGCTCAGGACCAGGACACCAGCCCGTCCAGTGGCACCCTGCAGGCACGCAACCTAGCGCAGCCGAACCGGCCCGCCGCTAGTCCGAGTCCGAGTCCCTAGACGGCCAGCCCGACGCTCCGCGGCCGCCTCCCACCGCTCGAACCCTCTCGACAGTGGCGTCTTCCGAGGCGCACATCGCGCACAGGATGACTACGTCCGCAGTCTGCGCCCCATGTTCACTGATACGCAGTTCCTCAGCCCCAGCGTCCCCGTCTTCCTTCCGCACCCCGACGGCACAGTCAGGCGGATCGAAGTCTCCGTGCTTCTCGCCGAGGGCGGGCGGCAACTCGTCGCTCGAGACGAGTGCAAGGAGATGAAGTGGTACCTCCCGCAACCACCCGTTCGCGACGAGACGACAGGCCTCCTCGTGGCGACCCCTGCTCCATGGCCACTGGTAGAGCAAGCGCCTGTGGAGAACGAGCCGCGCGTCACTTGTTCATCGTAGGTTCGGACCATGAGTGAGATCGAACCCTGCAACATCTGCGGATCGCGTGCGCAGATTGACCGATTGGTCAACGAGGCATCGCACGGGGAAGCCGGCCCGAGGGTTCAACTGAACCGCAGGTGCACTAGCGACAGATGCCCAAGCAACATCGGCACCCGGCAGATCGGCGACACCGTGTGAAGGAGAAAGCCTCCGCATCGCAACTCATCACCAGCGCTCTGACGCCCGCTTGTTGAACTGCTCCGAGTACGACTCAACTGCAGCGCGTGCTCGTTCCACGTCACCTCCAAAAAGGCCCGCTTGGACTGGTGCCCACATGGCGCCGTCTCGCTCCAGCTCGTATGCCCAAGCTGTGATGGGGCTCGAGTCGATTCGGTACATGTTGTTAGCCGCGCGGCCGAACCAGTAGCCCATACGCCAGCGACGCCCGGACTCAGGTAGAGGGCGGGTGAGGAAGGTGTCTTCCGCGAGGATTCCTACGAAAACCTCGGCTCGCTCGAACTCGGTCGTCCAAGTGGCATCGTCGGGCATCTGGTCGGCGAAGAGTGGCTGCAGTGCCTTGTAGAGCCAGTTGAACTCCGGCGTGGAACCGGACTGCATCTTGCCGTTCTGGCCGAGTTCCTCCAGCACATCGTCGATCGTCAGGTCCTTTGCGGCCGCGTAGGAGAGCATCGCGGCGACGCCGTTGCCTTGAGCGAACGCGTG
Above is a genomic segment from Nocardioides okcheonensis containing:
- the mobF gene encoding MobF family relaxase, which gives rise to MSLHKLTAGSGYDYLTRQVAALDATDKGHVGLASYYAEKGETPGVWIGSGMAGIDGLDVGDLVTAEQMQNLFGAGHHPLATERTRALDHQIGRPDTASPTEVDYRAAARLGAPFKVYDHDVSAFRIEVAKRLAAVSSASGHPSDYPVPAAVRAAVRTEVARELFRAEHGRDPSPGADGARELAAVIARHSRPKTTAVAGYDLTFSPVKSVSTLWAIADPHTAATIERAHQAAVQDALTFLETTALYTREGTNGVRQVDVRGLVATAFTHRDSRAGDPDLHTHVAVVNKVETLSPTTADGSATAGGKWLAIDGRPLHKVVVSASETYNTALERHLADALGIRFAERYEDPGQGAARGRPVREIVGVDARLNTRFSKRRLSVEERRAVLATDFQATHGRPPTPVEAIHLAQQATLETRKAKHEPRSLAEQRAAWRREAVEVLGSPHRIATMVRTALNPTRETLAKAGATTDAAVDSGWFAERVERILATLESHRSTWQYWHVYAEAQRQVRSAALATKDVARVVDLLVGEVLDIHSISLARTPGASLTDADGISEPRQLRRADGSSVYSSARADLHTSRRILAAEQRLVAAAGRHDGHVVDSSAVDLAVLEQTAHGITLNLGQSTMVREMATSGARLQLAIAPAGSGKTTAMRALASAWTDAGGTILGLAPSAAAADALRSSIAPTSPSTAADTDTHGSVHTDTLAKLTHSLGQSTGSSGGHSVAPIDQSPALNRPNSPMAEVPAWIANIGPHTLVVIDEAGMADTLSLDAAVTHVLERGGSVRLIGDDQQLAAIGAGGVLRDIRTHHGALHLSELLRFTNPAEAAASLALREGRTEALGFYLDHHRVHVGDLASVSDDVFTAWHSDRALGLDSIMLAPTRELVSELNYRARTARLDEPDHRDSAEEATGAREGTRSRSIRLGDGNEASVGDLIITRQNDRRLRTSTTDWVKNGDRWTVLHVHENGDLSAQHLRHHHTVRLPHDYVANATGLGYACTIHTAQGVTADTMHGLATGEESRQQLYTMLTRGSAANHIYLQVVGDGDPHSIIHPSLTHPRTPTEILESILARDEAPHSATSLLREQTDPTLRLGLATQRYLDALHYAAEAVLRQQPAGFPPSDPAREAPVDPPTDAVLNVVHALDHAAQRLAPGLSDEPAWATLRARLLLLGADGHDPTALLTRAVAAGDLRTATDRAAVLDWRLDSALTGRDDIGPAPDATRPDTTLPDTALPGTGPPGPLPWMPGIPTLVAKDPQWGGYLTQRAELVASLADQVRTRATNHAENHARPHWAQNGLAASVEAIAAVEVWRAAMRVPPDDRRPVGPPQQQKSAADYQRRLARAVTGATAPALQEWRGLLVSLAPQISEDEFTPILAERLAAMSRAGLPAHRLVRSAATAGVLPDAHAAAALWWRMSRHVTPAGASRICEAIQPGNSDPINAGWMPQLTELFDADLVERLHASIWWPALVSALDHGVHRGWQIEALLGGTPQPTRPEGGSSLDTSEGIDECLALIWRTSIALEPIPDPAARDEQPDAPPADLWEGVEVDPSSTCEVNPEPELIRDPDLAEPHHHTTQLDSNEHQDATIGSPPTHAAPDSDDQCFVEPDLTVAALIRDLGATPLPLTEAEIRDMNRRAQQWDDSPVSRERAVEINAMARDFFETAFIGSWARAHLVERLGIDLAGHEQFHPGHAPAGWRHLVEHLRRHGVTDDEMLCVGVATTSSRGDLIDRFRDRLIFPIADRDEVLGFVGRRHPDLADETKNAGPKYLNTADTPLFHKGAQLFGSSDELVTAGAQVVLVEGPLDALEVTIASAGRYLGVAPLGTALTDEQTRQLAAIKQATGHDPIIATDADPAGRAAAERDFWMLAPHGLDPAYARLPSGLDPADLMTQEGPAALTAVLLSARPLGEHLLCERLLNLAPNHAHEAALRVLAARHHRAWRTGAEVIATHLGLEHRHVRRELRDAVKAWDLDPHKIAHAELARGASARADSHTSPAERWAPVALTVDSRLVSQPDWPATADALQLLHDQGRDVDTAIRTAIGQIPLGSMPARDLRYRLASIDGQPGDDHLPAQDQDTSPSSGTLQARNLAQPNRPAASPSPSP